In the genome of Streptomyces sp. P3, the window TCAACGCGTCTGGACAAAATCATTGACGTTGCCTCATCCCAGCTCTACTTTTCTGATCAGTTCACCGAGCGGCGGCTGTATACCGGACGGCGGTGGATGCCGGGCAGGTGTTCTTCACGGGCCTGGCTCGCCGATCGCTCGCTCCGCCGCACGCCTCCCATGGAGAGCTGATGAGCGCATTCACTCCTCCCGGCCTCGCCGACGACTGGGGGTGTCCGTCCGGTGAGTCGGTCCTGCGACCTGCTCCCTGCGGCACCACAGCCACGAACTGAGGCTGGGCGGCGCGAGTACGTTCGCCCAGGATGTCATCAGGCACTCGAACCAGGCCCTGCGCATCGATCCGGTCTGCGCTGCGGAAGAGTGCTCGATCACCACCTTCTCCGTCGCCCGCTGAGGCGCCGGGACTGACCACAGCGCCCCCGAACCCGCGCCCTGCCGGCCTGGTACGACGCTCCGAGCCGTCGGACCTCCGCAGACGCCGGCCTGGGGCTTGAGGTCAGTGTTCCCTCCCCCTTCCCTTGGAGAGCCGCATGTTCCGCACCGCTGAACGAAGTTGGACCAGGCGCATCACTGCGCAGGTCCTCGCCACCGGACTCGCCGTCCTGGGTCTGGCGTCTCTTGACCGGCCGGAGCCGCCGGCGTCCCTGTCCGCCGAACCGGTCGCCGTGAGCACCAGCCAGATCGACGTCACCCCGCCGCCGATGGGCTGGGCGTCCTGGAACTCGTTCTTCAGCAGCATCGATTCCAACGTGATCAAGCAGCAGGCCGACGCCCTGGTCTCCTCCGGTATGGCGGCGGCCGGCTACAAGTACGTCAATCTCGACGACGGCTGGTGGCAGGGCGCCCGTGACGCGACCGGCAACATCGTCGTGGACGAGAACCTGTGGCCGGGTGGCATGAAGGCGATCGCCGACTACATCCACAGCAAGGGCCTGAAGGCCGGTATCTACACCGACGCGGGCAAGCAGGGCTGCGGCTACTACTACCCCACGACCCGGCCGGCCGCGCCCAACACCGGTATGGAGGGCCACTACCAGCAGGATCTGGAGACCTTCCAGCGCTGGGGCTTCGACTACGTGAAGATCGACTGGTGCGGCGGCCGGGTGGAGGGCCTGAACCAGGAGACGCAGTACAAGCAGATCTCCGCCGCGAACGAGGCCGCCTCCGCGCTCACCGGCCGCAAGCTGGTGCTGTCCTTCTGCGAGTGGGGCACGGGACTGCCGTGGAACTGGGCGACGGGTTACGGCGACCTGTGGCGCACCAGTGACGACGTCCTCTTCTACAAGGAGACGCCGGGGCTGACGAAGATGTACCGCAACTTCGACCAGGCCCTGCAGCCCGCCGCCCAGCACACGGGGTACGTGAACGACCCCGACATGATGATGGTGGGCCTGAGCGGTATGAGCGCCGCACGCAACCGGCTGCACATGAGCCTGTGGTCGATCTCCGGGGCACCGCTGCTGGCCGGGAACAACGTGGCCACGATGAGCGCGGAGACCCGCGACATCCTCACCAACCCCGAGGTTCTGGCCGTCGACCAGGACCCGCGCGGACTGCAGGGCGTCAAGGTCGCCGAGGACACCCGCAACCTGCAGGTGTACGGCAAGGTGCTGTCCGGCACCGGCAGGCGCGCGGTGATGCTGTTCAACCGCACCGGCTCCGCCGCGAACATCACCGTCCGCTGGGCCGACCTCGGCCTGACCACCGCGTCCGCCACCGTGCGCAACGCCTGGACCCGTACGGACGCCGGCTCGTTCGCCACCGGCTACACCACCTCCGTGCCGGCGAACGACGCGGTGCTGCTGACCGTCTCCGGTACCGAGGCGTCCGGCTCCACCTTCGAGGACACCACCACCGCCACCACCCCGACGTTCACCGGTGTCACCGCCTCCTCGGCGGGCACCAAGCTGGTGGACATCACCTACGCCAACGGCGGCAGCACGGCCCGCAGGGCCACCGTCCAGGTCAACGGCCAGTTCCCCTACCGCGTGGCCTTCCCGCCGACCGGCTCGGCCACCACCTACCGCACCGTGTCCGTGCTCGCCCACCTGGCCAAGGGCGCCAACACCGTGAAGTTCGCCGCGATTTCCGGCAGCACCGCCCCCGACATCGACGCCCTGCGCGTCCAGGGCATCCCCGGCACCGACGGCACCGCCCTCGTCGGCACGGCCTCGAACCGCTGCGTGGACATCGACAAGAACACCTACGTCAACGCCACCCAGGCACAGATCTGGGACTGCTCCGGCGGACGCAACCAGACCTTCACCCAGACCTCGCGCGGCGAACTCGTCGTCTACGGCAACAAGTGCCTGGACGCCGACAACGGCGGCACCACCAACGGCACCAAGGTCATCATCTGGGACTGCACCGGCGGCACCAACCAGAAGTGGACCGCCAACGCGAACGGCACGATCACC includes:
- a CDS encoding RICIN domain-containing protein gives rise to the protein MFRTAERSWTRRITAQVLATGLAVLGLASLDRPEPPASLSAEPVAVSTSQIDVTPPPMGWASWNSFFSSIDSNVIKQQADALVSSGMAAAGYKYVNLDDGWWQGARDATGNIVVDENLWPGGMKAIADYIHSKGLKAGIYTDAGKQGCGYYYPTTRPAAPNTGMEGHYQQDLETFQRWGFDYVKIDWCGGRVEGLNQETQYKQISAANEAASALTGRKLVLSFCEWGTGLPWNWATGYGDLWRTSDDVLFYKETPGLTKMYRNFDQALQPAAQHTGYVNDPDMMMVGLSGMSAARNRLHMSLWSISGAPLLAGNNVATMSAETRDILTNPEVLAVDQDPRGLQGVKVAEDTRNLQVYGKVLSGTGRRAVMLFNRTGSAANITVRWADLGLTTASATVRNAWTRTDAGSFATGYTTSVPANDAVLLTVSGTEASGSTFEDTTTATTPTFTGVTASSAGTKLVDITYANGGSTARRATVQVNGQFPYRVAFPPTGSATTYRTVSVLAHLAKGANTVKFAAISGSTAPDIDALRVQGIPGTDGTALVGTASNRCVDIDKNTYVNATQAQIWDCSGGRNQTFTQTSRGELVVYGNKCLDADNGGTTNGTKVIIWDCTGGTNQKWTANANGTITNNLSGLCLDASGAATANGTKLLLWTCTGGANQKWTRT